In the genome of Massilia sp. PAMC28688, one region contains:
- a CDS encoding DEAD/DEAH box helicase encodes MSFASLGLIDPLVRTLDALGYATPTPVQAQAIPAVLARRDVMAAAQTGTGKTAGFAVPLLHRLTMEGPQVASNCVRVLVLVPTRELAEQVHDSFKAYGGALPLRTHVAYGGVSINPQMMKLRKGLDVLVATPGRLLDLHRQNAVRFEQLQTLVLDEADRMLDLGFARELDAVFSALPAKRQTLLFSATFSDEIRAMAGRLLTDPLSIEVSPRNSTVQKIRQWVVPVDKKRKAELFMHLLQKKRWGQVLVFVKTRKGVEVLVDALAAHGVAADSIHGDKPQPARLRALERFKAGQCKILVATDVAARGLDIDDLPQVVNFDLPIVAEDYIHRTGRTGRAGNAGEAVSLVCADEVGLLAAIEVLTRQSLERIEEAGFEPEHRVPATNSAGHIVKKPKKPKKPRVKDEVSTIDVRFARR; translated from the coding sequence ATGTCGTTTGCTTCCCTGGGTCTGATCGACCCGCTCGTGCGCACCCTCGATGCGCTTGGATACGCCACGCCCACGCCGGTCCAGGCCCAGGCCATTCCGGCCGTGCTGGCCCGGCGCGACGTCATGGCGGCCGCCCAGACCGGCACCGGCAAGACAGCCGGATTTGCCGTGCCGCTGCTGCACAGGCTGACCATGGAAGGCCCGCAGGTGGCCAGCAACTGCGTGCGCGTGCTGGTGCTGGTGCCCACGCGCGAACTGGCAGAACAGGTGCACGACAGCTTCAAGGCATACGGCGGCGCCCTGCCCCTGCGCACCCACGTGGCCTACGGGGGCGTGAGCATCAACCCGCAGATGATGAAGCTGCGCAAGGGTCTTGATGTGCTGGTGGCCACGCCCGGGCGCCTCCTGGACCTGCACCGCCAGAACGCGGTCAGGTTCGAGCAGCTGCAAACGCTGGTGCTCGACGAGGCGGACCGCATGCTCGACCTGGGCTTTGCGCGCGAACTCGATGCCGTATTTTCCGCCCTGCCTGCCAAGCGCCAGACCCTGCTCTTTTCAGCCACCTTCTCCGACGAGATCCGCGCCATGGCCGGGCGCCTGCTCACCGACCCGCTCAGCATTGAAGTCAGTCCGCGCAACAGCACGGTGCAAAAGATCCGCCAGTGGGTGGTCCCGGTGGACAAGAAGCGCAAGGCCGAACTATTCATGCATCTGCTGCAAAAAAAACGCTGGGGCCAGGTGCTGGTATTCGTCAAGACACGCAAGGGCGTGGAAGTGCTGGTCGATGCGCTGGCCGCGCACGGCGTGGCGGCCGATTCCATCCACGGCGACAAGCCGCAACCAGCCCGCCTGCGCGCCCTCGAACGCTTCAAGGCCGGCCAGTGCAAGATTTTGGTGGCGACCGACGTGGCGGCGCGCGGGCTCGATATTGACGACCTGCCGCAGGTGGTCAATTTCGACCTGCCCATCGTGGCCGAAGACTACATCCACCGCACCGGGCGCACCGGGCGCGCAGGCAACGCCGGCGAAGCGGTGTCGCTGGTGTGCGCCGACGAAGTGGGCCTGCTTGCTGCCATCGAAGTGCTCACGCGCCAGAGCCTGGAGCGCATCGAGGAAGCCGGCTTCGAGCCGGAGCACCGGGTACCGGCCACCAACAGCGCCGGCCACATCGTCAAAAAGCCCAAAAAGCCAAAAAAGCCCAGGGTCAAGGACGAGGTATCGACCATCGACGTGCGCTTCGCGCGGCGCTAG
- a CDS encoding bifunctional acetate--CoA ligase family protein/GNAT family N-acetyltransferase, which yields MSVRNLNYLLAPASVAIVGASSRPGSVGATVLRNIMEGGFTGAVYPVNPKYDELAGLRVWHGVRSLPAAPDLAVICTPPATVATIVRQLGELGTRAAVVLTAGLSREHRQDMLAAARPFVLRLLGPNCVGLLVPRIGLNASFAHTGAQPGKIAFVSQSGALVTGVLDWARAHGIGFSHFVSLGDSADVDFGDLLDYLASDPHTGAILLYMEDVRHARKFMSAARAAARSKPTLVLKSGRVAEGARAAASHTGALAGADDVYDAAFRRAGMLRVLTTEDLFAAVETLGRARPLFGEQVAIMTNGGGPGVMATDALVAGGGSMAQLSPATMARLDQVLPRTWSRGNPVDIIGDAPVERYVQTLEILLADPQAQSILFIHAPTAIVPSEAIAAALAPMIGASSRNVLACWLGAGAVARARALFADAGIPTFGTPEEAVNAHRQIVQFRRNQELLMQVPPAACGGRTADRGAAASLVQQVLAQGRSLLTEPEAKALLAAYGIPVVATGTAAGVEEAVEAARSIGFPVVLKVLSPEITHKSDVGGVALDLDSEAAVRSAAARMLQRVAELRPDARVKGFSVQHMARRPLAQELIIGVTTDPVFGPVILFGQGGVAVEVTADHAVALPPLNVVLARDMISRTRVARLLAGYRNRPPADLDAIVTILMQVSQMVADLPELIELDINPLLADSEGAIVLDARVAVALADKSGSTHDRLAIRPYPRELEQEVAWQGETITLRPIRPEDGAAHLAFAAALSEEDVRNRMFTRVIELQPSQLARFTQIDYDREMAFIASRCGPGGMPETLAVARVVADPDNVDAEFAVTVRSDLKGKGLGTMLMEKLIAYCRHRGTRNIVGETLPANSGMAHLARKLGFSVQRRPDQDTVHLRLPLE from the coding sequence ATGAGCGTCAGAAACCTGAACTATCTGCTGGCACCGGCATCGGTGGCCATCGTGGGCGCATCGAGCCGGCCCGGCAGCGTGGGGGCCACCGTGCTGCGCAACATCATGGAGGGCGGCTTCACAGGGGCCGTCTACCCCGTCAATCCCAAGTATGACGAACTGGCCGGCTTGCGCGTCTGGCACGGCGTGCGCAGCCTGCCGGCCGCACCGGATTTGGCCGTCATCTGCACCCCGCCGGCCACGGTGGCCACCATCGTGCGCCAGCTGGGCGAACTGGGCACACGCGCGGCCGTCGTGCTCACGGCCGGCCTGTCGCGCGAGCACAGGCAGGACATGCTCGCTGCGGCCCGGCCCTTTGTGCTGCGCCTGCTCGGTCCGAACTGTGTGGGCTTGCTGGTGCCGCGCATAGGTCTCAATGCCAGTTTCGCCCACACCGGGGCGCAGCCCGGCAAGATTGCGTTTGTCTCGCAGTCCGGGGCCCTGGTGACCGGTGTGCTTGACTGGGCGCGCGCGCACGGCATCGGCTTTTCGCACTTTGTGTCGCTGGGCGACAGCGCCGACGTCGATTTTGGCGACCTGCTCGACTATCTTGCCAGCGACCCGCATACCGGCGCCATCCTCCTGTACATGGAAGATGTGCGCCACGCGCGCAAGTTCATGTCCGCCGCGCGCGCCGCCGCGCGCAGCAAGCCGACGCTGGTACTCAAGTCCGGGCGGGTGGCCGAAGGGGCGCGCGCCGCCGCCTCGCACACCGGCGCGCTGGCCGGGGCCGACGATGTCTACGACGCCGCCTTCCGCCGCGCCGGCATGCTGCGCGTGCTCACCACCGAAGACCTGTTTGCGGCGGTGGAAACGCTGGGCAGGGCGCGCCCCCTGTTCGGCGAACAGGTGGCCATCATGACCAATGGCGGCGGACCGGGCGTCATGGCGACCGACGCCCTGGTGGCGGGCGGCGGCAGCATGGCGCAGCTATCGCCCGCGACCATGGCCCGCCTGGACCAGGTGCTGCCGCGCACCTGGTCGCGCGGCAACCCGGTCGACATCATTGGCGACGCCCCTGTGGAGCGCTATGTGCAGACGCTGGAAATCCTGCTGGCCGATCCCCAGGCCCAGTCCATCCTGTTCATCCATGCGCCCACCGCCATTGTCCCCAGCGAAGCCATTGCCGCAGCGCTGGCGCCCATGATCGGCGCCTCGTCGCGCAATGTGCTGGCGTGCTGGCTGGGCGCCGGGGCCGTGGCACGGGCGCGCGCCCTGTTTGCCGATGCCGGAATCCCCACCTTTGGCACACCGGAAGAAGCGGTCAATGCCCATCGCCAGATCGTGCAGTTCCGGCGCAACCAGGAACTGCTCATGCAGGTGCCGCCGGCAGCGTGCGGCGGCCGGACGGCTGACCGCGGCGCTGCCGCCTCCCTGGTGCAGCAGGTGCTGGCGCAAGGCCGCTCCCTGCTCACCGAGCCGGAGGCCAAGGCGCTGCTGGCAGCATACGGCATTCCGGTGGTGGCCACGGGCACCGCCGCCGGGGTCGAGGAGGCAGTCGAGGCTGCGCGCAGCATCGGCTTTCCGGTGGTGCTCAAGGTGCTCTCGCCCGAAATCACCCACAAGTCCGATGTGGGCGGCGTGGCGCTCGATCTCGACAGCGAGGCAGCCGTGCGCAGCGCCGCGGCGCGCATGCTGCAGCGCGTGGCCGAATTGCGTCCGGACGCCCGGGTCAAGGGCTTTTCAGTGCAGCACATGGCGCGCCGGCCACTGGCCCAGGAGCTGATCATCGGCGTGACCACCGATCCCGTCTTCGGCCCCGTGATCCTGTTTGGCCAGGGCGGCGTGGCGGTGGAAGTCACGGCCGACCACGCGGTGGCGCTGCCGCCCTTGAACGTGGTGCTGGCGCGCGACATGATTTCCCGCACCCGGGTGGCGCGCCTGCTGGCCGGCTACCGCAACCGTCCGCCCGCAGACCTGGACGCCATTGTCACCATCCTCATGCAGGTGTCGCAGATGGTGGCCGACCTGCCGGAACTGATCGAACTCGATATCAACCCTCTGCTGGCCGACAGCGAAGGCGCCATTGTGCTCGACGCGCGCGTAGCGGTGGCACTGGCCGACAAGTCGGGCAGCACCCACGACCGCCTGGCCATCCGGCCCTATCCGCGCGAACTGGAGCAGGAAGTGGCGTGGCAGGGCGAGACCATCACCTTGCGCCCCATCCGGCCGGAAGACGGCGCGGCGCACCTGGCGTTTGCGGCGGCCCTGAGCGAGGAAGATGTGCGCAACCGCATGTTCACGCGCGTGATCGAACTGCAGCCTTCGCAGCTGGCGCGCTTCACGCAGATTGACTATGACCGCGAGATGGCCTTCATTGCCTCGCGCTGCGGCCCTGGCGGCATGCCGGAAACGCTGGCCGTGGCCAGGGTGGTGGCCGATCCCGACAACGTGGACGCCGAGTTTGCCGTGACGGTGCGCTCGGACCTCAAGGGCAAGGGCCTGGGCACCATGCTGATGGAAAAACTGATTGCCTACTGCCGCCATCGCGGCACCCGCAACATCGTGGGCGAAACGCTGCCGGCCAATTCCGGCATGGCGCACCTGGCGCGCAAGCTCGGCTTCAGCGTGCAGCGCCGCCCCGACCAGGACACCGTGCATCTGCGCCTGCCGCTGGAATAG
- a CDS encoding alpha/beta hydrolase, translated as MNHSRKVAVVSGALSVLWVAATAAIAASQRRLVFNPTIKREVLNPRSTGHRTRPIVLRTQDGIKLSGWLMTPQVVGPHPAVIYFGGRSEEVSWVVRDAGKLFPGMAVLAVNYRGYGQSQGDPAELHMVEDGRMLYDWLAERHHVDAARIAVVGRSLGSGVAVQVAMERPAHSVVLITPYDSILAIAKRRFRAVPVEYVLRHRFESVKYAPSLKAPTYVLRAASDDVVPHSHTDQLVSKLGRLHLDETVPESDHMNIPYLPATQERIAAFLTYQFSQPLPASASAAVPATAVEGLASAILVPPGPAPAT; from the coding sequence ATGAACCATTCCAGAAAAGTAGCAGTCGTTTCCGGCGCGCTCAGCGTGCTGTGGGTGGCCGCGACGGCAGCCATTGCCGCCAGCCAGCGGCGCCTGGTCTTCAATCCCACCATCAAGCGCGAAGTGCTCAACCCGCGCAGCACGGGCCACCGCACCCGGCCCATCGTACTACGCACCCAGGACGGCATCAAGCTGTCCGGCTGGCTCATGACGCCCCAGGTGGTGGGACCGCATCCGGCCGTGATTTACTTTGGCGGGCGCTCGGAAGAAGTGTCCTGGGTGGTGCGCGACGCCGGCAAGCTGTTTCCCGGCATGGCGGTGCTGGCCGTGAACTATCGCGGCTACGGGCAGTCACAGGGAGATCCGGCCGAGCTGCACATGGTGGAAGACGGCCGCATGCTGTACGACTGGCTGGCCGAACGCCACCACGTGGACGCTGCCCGCATTGCCGTGGTGGGGCGCAGCCTGGGCTCCGGCGTGGCGGTACAGGTGGCCATGGAGCGTCCGGCCCACTCGGTGGTGCTGATCACGCCTTACGATTCCATCCTGGCCATTGCCAAGCGCCGCTTCCGCGCGGTGCCGGTGGAATACGTGCTGCGCCACCGCTTTGAATCGGTCAAGTATGCGCCCTCGCTCAAGGCGCCCACCTACGTCCTGCGCGCGGCCAGCGACGACGTGGTGCCCCACTCTCATACCGACCAGCTGGTGTCCAAGCTGGGACGGCTGCACCTGGACGAGACGGTGCCCGAGTCGGACCACATGAATATTCCCTACCTGCCCGCGACCCAGGAACGGATCGCCGCTTTCCTCACCTACCAGTTCAGTCAACCCCTCCCAGCGTCAGCATCAGCAGCCGTCCCTGCGACTGCGGTTGAAGGTTTAGCGTCAGCAATACTCGTCCCGCCGGGTCCTGCGCCAGCGACGTGA
- a CDS encoding sialidase family protein, translated as MTRTALPAIVLAAVLLTACTVPAAPPAPALPHPHGRVDVLLSHERGMGSIAFDARHTYLALANSATSGSAILRGGTVLNRATVWRSVDLGDCILGPARSGAPLRTPVLARLAGSIYLFQPLTGGVDERSLCKLERPYEWFAPRDEALRMCRDTTCTRLWMTQLALAGGALLSNAGGGINVLASADDGRSWRALLGELAQHGCSHASFTVSGRRLLVGGACAQDASYLKAYRLGGDGSLASSQALPVALPPLGQHRLKLLQRAGSPGTVFAGVAGGLLRSTDHGENFHFVILHPPQSAAFPTISSVLALRKRPQVLVAAGADHVSGKPYLAVSRDGGARWTDLSNILPGHDGAGPGGAAVTSLAQDPAGRVLLTLNLQPQSQGRLLMLTLGGVD; from the coding sequence GTGACCCGTACCGCCCTTCCCGCCATCGTGCTCGCGGCCGTTTTGCTGACGGCCTGCACGGTGCCTGCGGCGCCGCCGGCGCCCGCGCTTCCCCATCCCCATGGACGGGTTGACGTACTGCTCAGCCATGAGCGCGGCATGGGCAGCATTGCCTTCGATGCCCGCCACACCTACCTGGCACTGGCCAATTCGGCCACCAGCGGATCGGCAATCCTGCGCGGCGGCACCGTCCTGAACCGGGCAACCGTGTGGCGCAGCGTGGACCTGGGCGATTGCATCCTGGGACCGGCGCGGTCAGGCGCGCCCCTGCGCACGCCCGTGCTGGCCCGGCTGGCAGGCAGCATCTACCTGTTCCAGCCACTGACAGGCGGGGTGGACGAGCGTTCCCTGTGCAAGCTCGAACGCCCCTACGAATGGTTCGCGCCCCGCGACGAGGCCTTACGCATGTGCCGCGACACCACGTGCACCCGCTTGTGGATGACGCAGCTGGCGCTGGCGGGCGGGGCGCTGCTGTCGAATGCCGGTGGCGGCATCAATGTGCTGGCCAGTGCCGATGATGGCCGCAGCTGGCGCGCGCTGCTGGGCGAGCTGGCGCAGCACGGCTGCAGCCATGCCAGCTTCACCGTGTCCGGGCGGCGCCTGCTGGTGGGCGGGGCCTGTGCCCAGGATGCGTCTTACCTGAAGGCTTACCGCCTGGGCGGCGATGGCAGCCTCGCATCAAGCCAGGCCCTGCCGGTAGCCCTGCCGCCCCTGGGACAGCACCGGCTCAAGCTGTTGCAGCGCGCCGGTTCGCCCGGCACCGTCTTTGCCGGGGTGGCCGGGGGCTTGCTGCGCAGTACTGACCATGGGGAAAACTTTCACTTCGTGATCTTGCATCCGCCCCAGTCGGCAGCCTTTCCCACGATCAGCAGCGTGCTGGCGCTGCGCAAGCGGCCGCAGGTGCTGGTGGCGGCCGGGGCCGACCACGTCAGCGGCAAGCCCTACCTGGCAGTGTCGCGCGATGGCGGCGCGCGCTGGACCGACCTGTCGAACATCCTGCCAGGCCATGACGGTGCCGGGCCGGGCGGCGCGGCCGTCACGTCGCTGGCGCAGGACCCGGCGGGACGAGTATTGCTGACGCTAAACCTTCAACCGCAGTCGCAGGGACGGCTGCTGATGCTGACGCTGGGAGGGGTTGACTGA